One Sagittula stellata E-37 genomic window carries:
- a CDS encoding dihydrofolate reductase, whose amino-acid sequence MITLIAAHDRNRAIGKDGDIPWHIPEDLAMFKRETLGGAIVMGRKTWESLPFKPLKDRLNIVVSRDTSLHEHVVGSVEDAIALAQSQGYFRIYGIGGQRIYEAMLPLAHRLLITEVDTVVEEADAFFPDVGEGWREVSTCVVSEMALTNERLK is encoded by the coding sequence ATGATCACGCTCATCGCCGCCCACGACCGCAACCGCGCCATCGGCAAGGACGGAGACATCCCCTGGCACATCCCCGAAGACCTCGCGATGTTCAAACGCGAGACCCTCGGAGGCGCCATCGTCATGGGCCGCAAGACCTGGGAGTCGCTGCCCTTCAAACCCCTGAAGGACCGCCTGAACATCGTCGTCTCCCGCGACACCTCCCTGCATGAGCACGTGGTGGGCTCCGTCGAGGACGCCATCGCCCTGGCGCAGTCCCAAGGCTACTTCCGCATCTACGGCATCGGCGGACAGAGGATCTACGAAGCCATGCTCCCCCTCGCCCACCGCCTGCTGATCACCGAGGTCGACACGGTTGTGGAAGAAGCGGACGCTTTTTTCCCGGATGTCGGAGAGGGATGGCGGGAGGTATCTACATGCGTAGTCTCGGAAATGGCTCTCACAAATGAACGGCTCAAGTAG
- a CDS encoding DUF3800 domain-containing protein, giving the protein MQYTVFVDESGETGVAKIRNGTSPGASPYFVLGAAVFQPASEIIARKRISEFKTKIGKTKWKHATDLGHSEKVLLARTLGSLPVRYFAVISNKATLKEYKDTINFDSQRFYNKCLKYLLEKVLSYLSDTDYNPNQLRVVLEERNHDYDAMLRYFEKVKKNPLYLQSQVFSGFNPFCITKLKKGQDEAMEVADFVSHAVYQLANKTIANFEIPETRYFTELSSRFAGDHSCNVLGTGIKCIHTLEQLQLDPDVAALLAVTKCKAPTGMTRRRTA; this is encoded by the coding sequence ATGCAGTATACAGTCTTTGTCGATGAAAGTGGAGAAACCGGAGTAGCGAAAATTCGGAACGGAACTTCTCCCGGTGCGTCCCCATACTTTGTGCTAGGCGCTGCTGTGTTTCAGCCGGCTTCAGAAATCATTGCAAGGAAGCGAATTTCCGAGTTCAAAACCAAAATTGGTAAAACAAAATGGAAACACGCTACGGATCTGGGGCATTCTGAGAAAGTGCTATTAGCGCGAACCTTGGGAAGCCTTCCAGTTCGATACTTTGCCGTGATCTCCAACAAAGCAACCCTGAAAGAGTACAAGGACACGATCAACTTTGACTCCCAAAGGTTTTACAACAAGTGCCTGAAATATCTTTTGGAGAAGGTGCTGTCATACCTTTCTGATACTGACTACAACCCAAACCAGTTGCGAGTCGTTTTGGAAGAAAGAAACCATGATTACGACGCGATGCTGAGGTACTTCGAAAAGGTTAAGAAAAATCCACTTTACTTACAATCTCAGGTGTTTTCAGGCTTCAATCCATTCTGCATCACAAAACTAAAAAAGGGTCAGGATGAAGCAATGGAGGTGGCCGACTTTGTCAGCCACGCGGTCTACCAACTTGCAAACAAAACAATCGCGAACTTTGAAATTCCCGAAACTCGATATTTCACTGAACTAAGCTCACGCTTTGCGGGGGACCATAGTTGCAACGTCTTGGGCACAGGTATCAAGTGCATCCACACACTTGAACAATTGCAGTTAGACCCGGACGTCGCCGCCCTGTTGGCTGTAACAAAGTGCAAAGCTCCAACGGGGATGACGAGACGACGGACAGCATAA
- the parE gene encoding DNA topoisomerase IV subunit B: MADDLLHTAVEPTYDASSIEVLEGLEPVRKRPGMYIGGTDERALHHMVAEILDNSMDEAVAGHANRIEVTLRADHAIEIRDNGRGIPIDPHPKFPGKSALEVILCTLHAGGKFSGDAYETSGGLHGVGASVVNALSDSMVVQVAKNKELYEQRFSRGIPLGPVEKVGAAPNRRGTTTTFHADEDIFGHHRFKPARLFKMVRSKAYLFSGVEIRWKSEIDDKETPTEATFHFPGGLSDYLTETLGTASTYADAPFGGVVDFRERFQVPGKVEWAINWTPSRDGFIQSYCNTVPTPEGGTHEAGFWAAILKGIRAYGELVNNKKASNITRDDLMTGGCALVSCFIREPEFVGQTKDRLATTEAQRLVENAVRDHFDNWLASDTKSAGAILDFLVLRAEERLRRRQEKETARKSATKKLRLPGKLTDCTAKSREGTEIFIVEGDSAGGSAKGARSRETQALLPLKGKILNVLGAASNKLTSNAEIRDLCEALGVSLGTKFNIDDLRYEKIIIMTDADVDGAHIASLLMTFFFTQMRPLIDQGHLYLACPPLYRLTQGAKRLYVADDAAKEEALAKGLGGKGKIDVQRFKGLGEMDAKDLKETTMDPNTRTLIRVTIDEDEPGETGDLVERLMGKKPELRFQYIQENARFAVELDV, encoded by the coding sequence ATGGCAGACGATCTCCTCCACACCGCAGTCGAACCCACCTATGACGCCTCCTCCATCGAGGTGCTGGAAGGGCTGGAACCCGTCCGCAAACGCCCCGGCATGTACATCGGCGGCACGGACGAACGCGCGCTGCACCACATGGTGGCGGAGATCCTCGACAACTCCATGGACGAGGCGGTCGCCGGCCACGCCAACCGCATCGAGGTCACGCTGCGCGCCGACCACGCCATCGAGATTCGCGACAACGGCCGCGGCATCCCCATCGATCCGCACCCGAAGTTCCCCGGCAAGTCCGCGCTGGAGGTCATCCTCTGCACGCTGCACGCCGGCGGCAAGTTCTCCGGCGACGCCTATGAGACCTCCGGCGGCCTGCACGGTGTCGGCGCGTCTGTCGTCAACGCGCTCTCGGATTCGATGGTCGTGCAGGTGGCCAAGAACAAGGAGCTCTACGAACAGCGCTTCTCCCGCGGGATCCCGCTCGGCCCGGTCGAAAAGGTCGGCGCCGCCCCCAACCGCCGTGGCACCACCACCACCTTCCACGCCGACGAGGACATCTTCGGCCACCACCGGTTCAAGCCCGCGCGGCTGTTCAAGATGGTCCGTTCCAAGGCCTACCTCTTCTCCGGCGTCGAAATCCGCTGGAAGTCCGAAATCGACGACAAGGAGACCCCGACGGAGGCGACCTTCCACTTCCCCGGCGGCCTCTCCGACTACCTGACCGAAACGCTGGGCACCGCCAGCACCTACGCCGACGCACCCTTCGGCGGGGTGGTCGACTTCCGCGAACGCTTCCAGGTGCCGGGCAAGGTCGAATGGGCGATCAACTGGACGCCCTCGCGCGACGGCTTCATCCAGTCCTACTGCAATACCGTTCCCACGCCGGAGGGCGGCACCCACGAGGCCGGTTTCTGGGCCGCGATCCTCAAGGGCATCCGTGCCTACGGCGAGCTGGTGAACAACAAGAAGGCCTCGAATATCACCCGCGACGACCTGATGACCGGCGGCTGCGCGCTGGTCTCCTGCTTCATCCGCGAGCCGGAGTTCGTCGGCCAGACCAAGGACCGCCTCGCCACGACCGAAGCGCAGCGCCTGGTCGAAAACGCCGTCCGCGACCACTTCGACAACTGGCTCGCCTCCGACACGAAGTCCGCCGGGGCGATCCTCGACTTCCTCGTGCTTCGGGCCGAGGAACGCCTCCGCCGCCGGCAGGAGAAAGAGACCGCCCGCAAGTCCGCCACCAAGAAGCTGCGCCTGCCGGGCAAGCTGACCGACTGCACCGCAAAGTCCCGCGAGGGGACAGAGATCTTCATCGTCGAGGGCGACTCGGCGGGCGGCTCCGCCAAGGGCGCCCGCAGCCGCGAAACCCAGGCCCTTCTGCCGCTGAAGGGCAAGATCCTCAACGTGCTCGGCGCCGCCTCCAACAAGCTGACATCGAATGCCGAGATCCGCGACCTCTGCGAAGCGCTCGGCGTGTCCCTCGGGACAAAGTTCAACATCGACGATCTGCGTTACGAAAAGATCATCATCATGACGGACGCCGACGTGGACGGCGCCCATATTGCCTCGCTTTTGATGACATTCTTCTTCACCCAGATGCGCCCGCTGATCGACCAGGGCCACCTCTACCTTGCCTGCCCACCGCTCTACCGGCTGACGCAGGGGGCGAAGCGGCTTTACGTGGCCGACGATGCCGCGAAGGAGGAAGCTCTGGCCAAGGGTCTGGGCGGAAAGGGAAAGATCGACGTGCAGCGCTTCAAGGGCCTAGGCGAGATGGACGCAAAAGACCTGAAGGAAACCACGATGGACCCCAACACCCGGACCCTGATCCGCGTGACCATCGACGAGGACGAACCGGGCGAAACCGGCGACCTGGTAGAGCGCCTGATGGGCAAGAAGCCCGAACTGCGCTTCCAGTACATCCAGGAAAACGCGCGGTTTGCGGTTGAGCTGGACGTTTGA